A DNA window from Corynebacterium ciconiae DSM 44920 contains the following coding sequences:
- a CDS encoding DUF4192 domain-containing protein: MSTHHFTPGSFLASIPATLGFFPQDSLLLAGFRISSSSKTDGAVTISSGPIARINLADRERIDSVSATLTALDCDFFLGFIIKHGSSRMIAQQVKEHCRCTELPVGALWSTYEIAAGEQVRLEWVSETVSGIAAWKRHFCEDTIPPLERTTSMRDLIARGEELPELDRDSFIGQFRRDSETVPEEQSRLWSWALENKVMDLYDSPDKDTAPYRLVQEFFSALDRLPQDTGVEQMKENLGFMELIGSCLADRRLRDMAIVTVGNTTSPVLYYALQAAAQVFSGTIRANALTLLALESAARQWMTVVPAVLSLAQEEEQDHTLAELLFNAYMHGLIGDSVAACTEAAEQLCSSVGIQRARCS, from the coding sequence ATGAGCACACATCACTTCACACCCGGTTCCTTTCTCGCCTCTATCCCCGCCACCCTAGGATTCTTCCCCCAAGACTCGCTGCTTTTGGCAGGGTTTCGGATTTCATCATCGAGCAAGACCGACGGCGCAGTGACAATCAGTTCCGGACCCATCGCCCGAATCAACCTAGCTGATCGGGAACGCATCGACTCCGTGTCGGCCACTCTCACCGCACTGGACTGCGATTTCTTCCTTGGCTTTATCATCAAACACGGCTCAAGCCGCATGATAGCGCAGCAGGTGAAAGAGCACTGCCGCTGCACCGAGCTGCCAGTGGGGGCGCTGTGGTCTACTTACGAGATCGCCGCAGGCGAGCAGGTACGACTCGAATGGGTCTCCGAGACTGTCTCTGGAATCGCTGCATGGAAACGCCACTTCTGCGAGGATACGATCCCGCCACTCGAGCGCACCACCTCGATGCGAGATCTCATCGCCCGCGGGGAAGAGCTTCCCGAGCTCGATCGCGATAGCTTTATCGGCCAGTTCCGCCGCGATAGCGAGACTGTGCCCGAGGAACAATCTCGCCTCTGGTCTTGGGCGTTGGAAAACAAAGTGATGGATCTCTACGACAGCCCAGACAAAGACACCGCCCCATACCGGCTTGTGCAGGAGTTCTTCTCTGCACTCGATCGGCTACCTCAGGACACTGGCGTCGAGCAGATGAAAGAAAATCTCGGATTCATGGAGCTCATAGGCTCCTGCCTCGCTGATCGTAGGCTTCGGGATATGGCGATCGTGACGGTGGGCAACACTACCTCGCCAGTGCTGTACTACGCCCTCCAAGCAGCAGCCCAAGTGTTCTCCGGCACAATCCGTGCCAATGCACTCACCCTTCTCGCCCTAGAATCCGCGGCGCGGCAATGGATGACAGTCGTGCCGGCGGTACTCTCGCTCGCTCAAGAAGAAGAGCAGGATCACACACTCGCCGAGTTGCTCTTTAATGCCTACATGCACGGACTGATTGGCGATTCCGTTGCTGCCTGCACCGAAGCAGCCGAGCAACTGTGCTCGAGCGTCGGGATTCAGCGTGCCCGATGCAGTTAG
- a CDS encoding metal-dependent transcriptional regulator, whose translation MKDLVDTTEMYLRTIYELEEEGIVPLRARIAERLEQSGPTVSQTVARMERDGLVVVANDRSLHLTSDGRQRAIAVMRKHRLAERLLTDIIGYDIEKVHDEACRWEHVMSDEVERRLLDVLEDVDRSPFGNPIPGIERLGRRDHVEPEHGTRIVDLAENTEHHVKIVQVNEILQVNDDEMKRLISSGVRIGSTVTVSHDRNGVTISHDGKEVRLSPALGHAVRVEKA comes from the coding sequence GTGAAGGATCTTGTCGATACCACCGAGATGTATTTGCGGACGATCTACGAGCTCGAAGAGGAGGGCATTGTTCCCCTTCGAGCTCGTATCGCCGAGCGTTTGGAGCAGTCCGGCCCCACCGTGAGCCAGACCGTAGCCCGCATGGAGCGCGATGGACTCGTGGTGGTCGCCAACGACCGCAGCCTCCACTTGACCTCCGATGGCCGCCAGCGCGCGATCGCTGTGATGCGTAAGCACCGCCTCGCCGAGCGGCTTCTTACCGACATCATTGGCTACGACATCGAAAAGGTCCACGACGAGGCCTGCCGCTGGGAGCACGTGATGAGCGACGAGGTTGAGCGCCGCCTGCTGGATGTGCTCGAGGATGTGGATCGCTCCCCCTTCGGTAACCCGATTCCTGGCATCGAGCGCTTGGGCCGCCGCGATCACGTAGAACCCGAGCATGGCACCCGCATCGTGGACCTCGCCGAAAACACCGAGCACCACGTGAAGATCGTGCAGGTCAATGAGATCCTGCAGGTCAATGACGATGAGATGAAGCGCCTGATCAGCTCCGGAGTGCGTATCGGTAGCACCGTCACTGTCTCCCACGATCGCAACGGTGTCACCATTAGCCACGACGGCAAGGAAGTGCGCCTCTCCCCTGCTTTGGGCCACGCTGTGCGAGTGGAAAAGGCCTAA
- a CDS encoding sigma-70 family RNA polymerase sigma factor, which translates to MSSAAEAARANDNEAVDTRGRRNQTNDNPAADLVRVYLNGIGKTALLTAEDEVELAKAIEVGLYADYLLKNSDDLTRAKKRDLKILAKEGRKARAHLLEANLRLVVSLAKRYTGRGMPLLDLIQEGNLGLIRAMEKFDYAKGFKFSTYATWWIRQAITRGMADQSRTIRLPVHLVEQVNKLSRIKRELYQHLGREATNEELAEESGIDEAKIELLLRQSRDPVSLDMPVGADEEAPLGDFIEDYDATDAETAVVASLRHSDIRAVLDTLEQREQDVIKLRYGLDDGVPRTLDQIGRRFGLSRERVRQIEREVMSKLRDGDRADKLRAYAL; encoded by the coding sequence ATGAGCTCTGCAGCTGAAGCCGCACGAGCGAACGATAACGAAGCCGTTGATACCCGAGGACGACGCAATCAGACGAACGACAATCCTGCCGCCGATCTCGTCCGCGTCTACCTCAACGGAATCGGTAAGACCGCGCTGCTCACCGCCGAGGACGAAGTAGAACTAGCCAAGGCGATCGAGGTCGGGCTCTACGCCGACTATCTACTCAAAAACAGTGATGATCTCACCCGCGCAAAGAAGCGCGATCTGAAGATCCTCGCTAAGGAAGGGCGTAAGGCGCGCGCCCACCTGCTCGAGGCCAACCTTCGCCTCGTTGTCTCCCTTGCCAAGCGCTATACCGGGCGCGGCATGCCCCTGCTGGATCTCATCCAGGAAGGCAACTTGGGGCTCATCCGCGCGATGGAGAAGTTCGACTACGCCAAAGGCTTCAAGTTCTCCACCTACGCCACCTGGTGGATCCGCCAAGCCATCACCCGCGGCATGGCGGATCAGTCCCGCACCATCCGCCTTCCCGTGCACCTCGTAGAACAAGTCAATAAGCTCTCTCGCATCAAGCGGGAGCTCTACCAGCACCTGGGCCGCGAAGCCACCAATGAGGAACTCGCCGAAGAGTCTGGGATCGATGAGGCCAAAATCGAGCTACTGCTGCGCCAGTCGCGGGATCCCGTGAGCTTGGACATGCCGGTTGGTGCCGATGAGGAAGCCCCCTTAGGCGACTTCATTGAGGACTATGACGCCACTGATGCCGAAACCGCCGTGGTGGCCTCCTTGCGTCACTCCGATATTCGTGCCGTGCTCGACACCCTCGAGCAGCGCGAGCAGGACGTGATCAAGCTGCGCTACGGTCTGGATGATGGTGTACCTCGCACCCTTGATCAGATCGGCCGCCGCTTCGGACTATCCCGCGAGCGAGTCCGCCAGATCGAGCGGGAAGTGATGTCCAAGCTGCGCGACGGCGACCGCGCCGACAAGCTCCGCGCCTACGCTCTCTAG
- the galE gene encoding UDP-glucose 4-epimerase GalE has protein sequence MNILVTGGAGYVGSVCAQVFIEQGHSVTVIDNFSTGNREAVPADATLVEGDVREVAATVLREHNIDAVAHFAARSLVGESVEKPEEYWQHNLVTTLALLDAMRDNGVNNLVFSSTAATYGEPETVPITEDMPTAPTNPYGATKLSIDYAITSYCHAYGMGATSLRYFNVAGAYGSIGENRAVETHLIPLVLQVALGHREKIMIFGDDWPTEDGTCVRDYIHIRDLADAHLLALESNTASQHRIFNLGSGEGYSVAQVIDTCREVTGHPIPAEVAPRRAGDPATLIASSAKAMNQLGWRPSRTDLHTIVSDAWAFTSQLGDRAYSAQR, from the coding sequence ATGAACATTCTGGTCACTGGAGGCGCCGGCTACGTCGGTAGCGTGTGCGCTCAAGTTTTCATTGAACAAGGACACAGCGTCACCGTCATCGATAACTTCTCCACCGGAAATCGAGAGGCCGTGCCTGCCGATGCAACACTCGTCGAAGGAGACGTGCGCGAGGTTGCCGCCACGGTGCTGCGCGAGCACAACATCGACGCCGTGGCTCACTTCGCGGCGCGTTCTTTGGTGGGAGAATCCGTAGAGAAGCCCGAGGAATACTGGCAACACAACCTGGTGACCACCTTGGCGCTACTCGACGCCATGCGTGACAACGGGGTAAACAATTTGGTGTTTTCCTCCACCGCCGCCACTTACGGCGAACCAGAAACGGTGCCCATCACCGAAGACATGCCCACTGCTCCCACCAACCCCTATGGCGCCACCAAGCTCTCGATTGACTATGCAATCACCAGCTACTGCCACGCCTACGGTATGGGCGCCACAAGCCTGCGCTACTTCAACGTGGCTGGAGCCTATGGCAGCATCGGCGAAAACCGCGCGGTGGAAACCCACCTCATTCCTCTGGTGCTGCAGGTGGCTTTGGGCCACCGCGAGAAAATCATGATCTTCGGCGATGACTGGCCCACCGAGGACGGCACTTGCGTGCGCGACTACATTCATATTCGCGACCTCGCCGATGCGCACCTTCTGGCCCTAGAATCCAACACCGCCTCCCAGCACCGGATCTTCAATCTCGGTTCCGGCGAGGGCTACTCGGTGGCCCAGGTTATCGACACCTGCCGCGAGGTCACCGGTCACCCGATCCCCGCAGAGGTCGCACCCCGGCGCGCCGGCGATCCGGCGACTCTCATCGCCTCCTCTGCCAAGGCGATGAATCAGCTCGGGTGGCGCCCTAGCCGCACGGATCTGCACACGATCGTCAGCGATGCTTGGGCTTTCACCTCCCAACTTGGCGATAGGGCCTATAGCGCCCAGCGCTAG